The sequence below is a genomic window from Dyadobacter chenwenxiniae.
CCCCCAGGGCCTTTTTTTATTTTAAAGCAAAATTTATATAAACTATCGTTCAAGACTTCATCTGCACTTGTCACCTCATCAATCCATTCCTGATGAAAATCATTTGCCTCTATCTTTATTTGAAAATTTGGATTCTCATAAAATGGGTTTTTAATGCTTTCGATCTTTCGGACTAAATCTTTTAGCGTCTTCTTCGTCCATACTTTCGTGGTCAAATTGTCTAGTATGATACGGGTTCCCTTGTTCTTAGGAAATAGAGAACCTGGAAAATTTTCAACATCGACTTTCAAATCTTGTATAAACTCCTCAGAAGCGATGAGTTTTGCCCAATCAATGGTAAGCCGACTTGTTGAATTCTCTCCTTCCGCCTGTGTTTCAAGAACAATTTTCTTCGCTAGTTTGTGAACTGCTAGCCGCCCCACACCTTTGTTACCAAAAGAAACTCTTTTGAATTTTTTGCTCTCCTTTCGATTCTTTCCCCTCTTAAAATCAGTTCCGATGGTTAGCCAAACATCATCAATGATTTTTCCCGTCATCCCATGCCCGTCATCCTCTATAATTATTTTTTGACAGTCTTGGCTCAGGTCTATGAATTTAACCACTACCTCTTCGGCATCGGCATCATAGGCATTTTTCACAAGCTCAAAGATTGCTAAACTGTCACTTCCAATCAATTCGTCACCTAACAAGCTAAGTATGTGACTTTTCGCCTTTATATTATGAACTTCTGAAGTTTGTGTACTCATAATAATTGCTTAATTCTTGCTGCGATTTCATAGGCCATTAAGGGTGGAACAGCATTTCCTATTTGCTTCAACGCAGGGGTACGGTTGCTCCCCTCCTTTACTCCTTCGAAAAAGAAGTCGTCCGGAAAAGATTGCAATCGCGCCGCCTCTCGAACAGTCAATGATCTGTTTTGATCAATGTCAGGATGAATATAATAGTGCCCATCCTTTGCTATATGCGCGACAACCGTCTGAGAAAATGGCTCATCTGCCGCAACAACTTTGAATCGATCAAAAAAGGAGGTACGATTCTGATGAGTTTTCAACCTTTCCGGGAGGTCATTGTAGTTGAATCTGGCTTTTGTCAAATTCCATTTATCAACCACAATTCTGTATATCTCCTTGTCTTGCTCAGTGTGAGGCCTTGCTACGTGTTGTGTTAGGATATTATCGGACTCGCTACGGATTAAACTTTTTTCAAGATAATTATTTGTGGTGGTAGCGTAGGTTAGATACCTATCCACCCCTTGCCCGGCTTGAATGGCAGGTAAGTCTACAAGTACAGAGCTCACTGTGCTATTATTGACCACGCAAATGTCCTCCAAACTCGGCACATCAAAATCGACATCTTTACGCCAACCAATAATAATAATACGTTTCCTGTTTTGCAAAACGCCAAAATTGTTAGCCTCTACTCTAAATACTTGCATGTTATAGCCTGAATCTAGAAAAAGTCTGTTCATGCTCGCTAAATAAGAGCCGTTTCCAGCAGACAAAAGGCCTTCAACGTTTTCGAACACAAATAATTTAGGCTTATAGCGATGTAAATACTTTGCGTACTGTATATAGAGGTAATTACGCTGATCTCCTTTCATTCCATTTGCTGAGCGAGCGCGACCCGCCAAGGAATAGGCTTGGCAAGGTGGTCCACCGATTATCAAGTCAACCTTCTCACCTGACAGTTGCTTATCAATAGATGCCTGAATGCTATCATTAAAATCATCTCCAATAGGATTATTAATTACCGAGCGCAATAGCTGATCAGGTATGCTTGCGTAGAGTTCAGACCGAGAACAGTCCCCTTTTAAATAAGATATATAGTCGCTATAATACCCGGCCGCTTTCAAATAGTGATAAGCGGCTCTAGTTTGCAAAGTGTAGCATGCAGCTTGTTCGAGCTCCACATGCGCAACCGGTACAAACCCTGCCCTAATAAATCCCTCTGAAAGACCTCCTGCACCTGCAAAAAGGTCTATATACTTAAAACTCATTTACTGTTTTTATTTTTTCTAATAGACTTTTCAAAGTGGTATCCCGAAGCGCGCTGTTCAGCTCACATTCCCAAACTACAAGCACCTTCCATCCCCGCTCAATCAAAATTTTGGCATTCTTCGCATCTTTAGCAGTAGTCTTAGATATTTTGGTGGCCCACCATTCACTACGAGTCTTAGGCAGCACGAAATATTTACAGCCGTCGTGACCATGCCAGAAACAACCATTTATAAAAACGACAGTCTTAAATTTCGGAAATACTAAATCTGGCTTCCCTGGAAGTGAGTGGTCATGAATTTTATAACGTAGCCCCTGCGAAAAAAGAAATCTTCTTATCAACATCTCCGGCTTAGTATTTTCACTCCGAATTCGGCTCATATTGAAGCTTCTCACTTCCTTCGAATGTACATCCACCGTATCTAGCTATTAGGTAAAGGGCAATGATGCTGATTGAAGTGGGATAAATCCTTCTCACCAAACCGCATACTGATCAGGATAACCACCTGGCGGACAGACTACATCCGCACCTTCTTAGACAGCTTCTCGATTCCGCTTTCGTCAAGTTAACCGTGATAAAAGCTTTTGAACTATGCCTGTGCGATAATGCGGTGGTGAACCAAATGCAAGGATTTTTAGCAATCATCAGAATCGCAACAACCAATTACGCCATATAATGCTGATTAGATTTCCCCCAAAAGCCATTCAAATTTAAGCAGCCGCGATGAGTCTTCTGCAAATCTCGTGCAAATAAAAAGGTACTTATTAGTTTCATCACATAATTGCTTGATTATGAAACGAGTACCTATCGAACAAAACTAACGAATCTGCATCGATATCTTAACTACAGTTTGAGCACACTGTCTAATGCGTCATCTGTCACTTGGTGAATAAATTGACTCTGGTAGCCCATGGTTGTTTTGATATCTGAATGACGATAGAGCCGCTGCAAAATGTTCACAGGAATCCTATCGGCAGAAATCTGGGCGAACGTATGCCTCGCGATATGCATTGTCAGTGACTTTGATAGCCCTAGGCCCTCTGCAATTTGTTTCAAGTAGTCGTTACAACTCTTAACTCTTGTCTTAATGTAGCTCTGCACAGAATTGGAATTATCAAGGTTCACCAGTCTGCCCAAATCCGGAAATACCAGATCGTGAGTACTATTCTTTGAGTACTGCTCTAAAATTCTCATCGCCTTTTCTGGCACTTTTAGAGATCCGGCTTTTAGATTTTTCCCCATGGCATAGTATAGCCTGTCGTTCTGAAAATCCGACCACTTCAACCGCAAGACGTCAGAAACCCTCATTCCAGCAAAGTAGAATGATATTAGCCAAAGATTACGAGCGTGATGCTGGCCAGCAGTCAATTCAGCGTCTTCTAACTGCTTTACCTCCTCCGCTGTCAATCCTATCTTAGCACTATCAGGGAATTTGATTGCAATCTTCCCTTTTCCAAAAGGATAGTGCTTCGAGTCTGCAACTCCTGCGGTGATTGCCTGATTAAAAATCGTTCTAATCACTACTAGGTGATTCACGACTGTCCTTTCCGTAACCTTTCGCTCGCTTCTTAGATAAGCCTGGAACTGTCGCAGCAGCCCCGGATTGATATCTGCAAAGCCAATCTCCTTCTCCTTCAAAAACTCCTTGAACCGATTGATGCGTGGCTCATCAGCCGATCTCCGATTGAACTTGCCATTCATTTCCAATTGTTCAATGTAAAGTCGTGCCTGGGCGAAAAACCCAGTACCAGCCTCTCTTTTTATTGCCTTTCTTACGGTAGCGGCGGTTGTATCATTCTTTTGCGTTGCCAGCTGAAGAATTTGATCATTAACCTCCGCCAATCTTGCGAGGATCAAGTTATTTAGCCATACAGAGTTCGGATGAGACTTTTTGACCTTGCCTGCACTCGCGTCCCAATCGACCTCTTTCAGGTACTGCTTCAAATAGATATAAGTCGACGTTCGTCCGGTTGTGACGCGCAATGCAAGTGGATAAGTTCCGTCCTCTCGCTTCTTCTTGCGCAAAATTGCTTTTATTGTTGAGTCCATGAAAGTTGTTAACGACTGGCTTAGAGCACCCAAGGTACGGATATTTTATCGCAAATTGGTACAACATAGGTACAACAAATGCCGGTTTTGCTTAGGTTTATAAAGTTTCAAATTTCTATAAATACCTGATTATCAGTAACTATAAAACCATATGACACCATATGAAACCAAAAATCGCAGGACTTAAAATCCTGTGAGCCGAAACGCTCGTACGGGTTCGATTCCCGTCCCCGGTACAAAAGCCTCTGGAACATCACCAGGGGCTTTTTCCTTTTACACTTTCCGGCTCCGGCGTTTCTTTTGCTTCGTACCGGACCCGCTGAGACTTTATCTTAAACGGCTTCTCTATCAACTTGTAATAATAGTAAGCGCAAAAGATAGAAATCAACAATGCTCCAAACACCATCATTTGCCTTATCGAAACGTTGTCCGAAAACCGCTGCGTCAGGTTGATGACCCTCAGTCCGATCGGAAAATGTAAGAGGTAAAGGGAATAGGAAATGTTGCCAAGAAATGTTGCTATGGTCGTAGGCCTTAATGGAAGCAAAACGACTATTGCCGTTAAAACGGTAACAATCAGCTCTTTATACGAGTAAAAATAGATTAGAAAACAAACTACAACAACAGCCGAAATAATCGTTTCAGCACCATTGAGCTTACCAACCAGATAGCGGTACAGGAGAATGCCTGTTGTAAAAAAAATCGAGAAATTGAAGACGTAGTTTCTGTCGAAAATTGTGGCCAGTGCATTGAATGCGATAAGGCTTATGATCCAGACCAGGCGATTTTTATGGCTGATTAAGGGAAAAAACAATGCAATCAATAAATAATATTGAAACTCAATAGCCAGGGTCCAGAAAACCGGATTCAGCCAATCCTTACCATTGATTGCGTTCAAATAGCCTATATGATAAAAGAGTTGCTCATAGTCAACGTTGAATGGCTTGCCAACATAAACAGGAGATAATGTCGTAGCATAATTCAGGAACATGGCCAGCAACACACATAACAGATAGGGCGGCTCAATTCTGATGAATCTTTTCTTCAAAAACACGAAGATCTTACTCAAATCATAATGCCCCTTATCCATCGAGTAGGGAATAACAAAGCCCGATATAATGAAGAAAATTTCAACTCCAAAATGCCCGGGGCTAAAAATCGTTTTAAAAATGTCTCCG
It includes:
- a CDS encoding acyltransferase family protein, yielding MNKHLYSLDYLRGFAAVSVCLFHFSDKLDYLPVGDIFKTIFSPGHFGVEIFFIISGFVIPYSMDKGHYDLSKIFVFLKKRFIRIEPPYLLCVLLAMFLNYATTLSPVYVGKPFNVDYEQLFYHIGYLNAINGKDWLNPVFWTLAIEFQYYLLIALFFPLISHKNRLVWIISLIAFNALATIFDRNYVFNFSIFFTTGILLYRYLVGKLNGAETIISAVVVVCFLIYFYSYKELIVTVLTAIVVLLPLRPTTIATFLGNISYSLYLLHFPIGLRVINLTQRFSDNVSIRQMMVFGALLISIFCAYYYYKLIEKPFKIKSQRVRYEAKETPEPESVKGKSPW
- a CDS encoding very short patch repair endonuclease, which gives rise to MSRIRSENTKPEMLIRRFLFSQGLRYKIHDHSLPGKPDLVFPKFKTVVFINGCFWHGHDGCKYFVLPKTRSEWWATKISKTTAKDAKNAKILIERGWKVLVVWECELNSALRDTTLKSLLEKIKTVNEF
- a CDS encoding DNA cytosine methyltransferase: MSFKYIDLFAGAGGLSEGFIRAGFVPVAHVELEQAACYTLQTRAAYHYLKAAGYYSDYISYLKGDCSRSELYASIPDQLLRSVINNPIGDDFNDSIQASIDKQLSGEKVDLIIGGPPCQAYSLAGRARSANGMKGDQRNYLYIQYAKYLHRYKPKLFVFENVEGLLSAGNGSYLASMNRLFLDSGYNMQVFRVEANNFGVLQNRKRIIIIGWRKDVDFDVPSLEDICVVNNSTVSSVLVDLPAIQAGQGVDRYLTYATTTNNYLEKSLIRSESDNILTQHVARPHTEQDKEIYRIVVDKWNLTKARFNYNDLPERLKTHQNRTSFFDRFKVVAADEPFSQTVVAHIAKDGHYYIHPDIDQNRSLTVREAARLQSFPDDFFFEGVKEGSNRTPALKQIGNAVPPLMAYEIAARIKQLL
- a CDS encoding site-specific integrase, encoding MDSTIKAILRKKKREDGTYPLALRVTTGRTSTYIYLKQYLKEVDWDASAGKVKKSHPNSVWLNNLILARLAEVNDQILQLATQKNDTTAATVRKAIKREAGTGFFAQARLYIEQLEMNGKFNRRSADEPRINRFKEFLKEKEIGFADINPGLLRQFQAYLRSERKVTERTVVNHLVVIRTIFNQAITAGVADSKHYPFGKGKIAIKFPDSAKIGLTAEEVKQLEDAELTAGQHHARNLWLISFYFAGMRVSDVLRLKWSDFQNDRLYYAMGKNLKAGSLKVPEKAMRILEQYSKNSTHDLVFPDLGRLVNLDNSNSVQSYIKTRVKSCNDYLKQIAEGLGLSKSLTMHIARHTFAQISADRIPVNILQRLYRHSDIKTTMGYQSQFIHQVTDDALDSVLKL